A single Paenibacillus sp. FSL R5-0517 DNA region contains:
- the proS gene encoding proline--tRNA ligase, with protein sequence MSKENDKQFVTEITPQGEDFSRWYIDVIKKADLMDYAPVRGCIVFKPDGFEIWEHIKDELDRRFRETGHRNAYFPMFIPESFFQKEKEHVEGFNPELPWVTEAGGEKLEERLAIRPTSETIIGHMYSKWIQSYRDLPVLINQWANVVRWEKRTLPFLRTSEFLWQEGHTAHETEEEAREETMKMLEIYREVVEEYLAIPVIVGQKTKSEKFAGAVDTYSIEAMMKDGRAVQAGTSHYMGTNFAKAFEIQYLSRNNVLELAYTTSWGVSTRLIGALIMVHGDDRGLVLPPKVAPTQVVMIPIGPPKTRDAVVGRADELFSELKKAGVRVKMDDRSDVRPGWKFNEYEMRGVPIRLEIGPRDMENGVCVLVSRITGEKKVVEQANLVEEIQSMLTQIQVDMLERARTFMSDNFYSVDTLDEMKELMENKRGFTLAGWCGSEACEDKVREVTGATSRNIPFQPAEEKHTCLACGEKAEHTVVFARAY encoded by the coding sequence ATGTCAAAGGAAAATGATAAACAGTTCGTGACCGAAATCACACCACAGGGTGAGGATTTCTCACGCTGGTATATTGATGTTATCAAAAAAGCTGATCTCATGGACTATGCACCCGTACGCGGTTGTATTGTGTTCAAACCAGACGGATTTGAAATCTGGGAACATATTAAGGATGAGTTGGATCGTCGTTTCCGGGAAACGGGTCATCGCAATGCGTATTTCCCAATGTTCATTCCTGAGAGCTTCTTTCAAAAGGAAAAAGAACACGTGGAAGGGTTTAACCCTGAATTACCATGGGTTACGGAAGCTGGGGGAGAGAAGCTGGAAGAACGTCTGGCAATCCGCCCTACATCCGAAACGATTATTGGTCACATGTATTCCAAGTGGATTCAGTCGTATCGGGATCTTCCGGTACTGATCAACCAATGGGCTAACGTAGTCCGTTGGGAAAAAAGAACATTGCCTTTCCTTCGTACAAGTGAGTTCCTGTGGCAGGAAGGTCATACTGCGCATGAGACCGAAGAAGAAGCACGTGAAGAAACGATGAAAATGCTTGAGATTTATCGTGAAGTCGTTGAGGAGTATTTGGCTATTCCTGTAATTGTCGGTCAAAAAACCAAATCCGAGAAGTTTGCGGGTGCGGTGGATACGTACTCCATCGAAGCCATGATGAAGGATGGACGGGCTGTTCAAGCAGGTACATCTCACTACATGGGTACGAACTTTGCAAAAGCATTTGAAATTCAGTATCTTAGCCGGAACAATGTGCTGGAGCTGGCTTACACTACTTCATGGGGAGTAAGCACACGTTTGATCGGTGCTTTAATTATGGTTCACGGAGATGACCGTGGTCTCGTACTTCCTCCTAAAGTTGCACCGACACAAGTGGTCATGATCCCAATTGGACCTCCGAAAACGCGTGATGCTGTGGTTGGGCGTGCAGATGAGCTGTTCAGTGAGTTGAAAAAAGCTGGAGTCCGTGTGAAAATGGATGATCGCAGCGACGTTCGTCCAGGCTGGAAGTTCAACGAATACGAGATGCGTGGTGTTCCGATTCGTCTGGAGATTGGTCCACGTGATATGGAAAATGGCGTTTGTGTACTCGTATCACGGATCACAGGTGAGAAAAAAGTTGTAGAACAAGCGAACTTGGTAGAAGAAATCCAGTCTATGCTGACACAGATCCAGGTAGATATGTTAGAGCGTGCTCGCACATTTATGTCGGATAACTTCTACTCCGTGGATACACTCGATGAGATGAAAGAACTGATGGAAAATAAACGCGGGTTTACTCTGGCTGGATGGTGCGGTTCAGAAGCTTGCGAAGATAAAGTAAGAGAAGTCACTGGTGCAACAAGCCGGAACATTCCGTTCCAGCCTGCGGAAGAAAAGCATACGTGCCTGGCTTGTGGTGAAAAGGCAGAACACACGGTTGTGTTTGCAAGAGCGTATTAA
- the rseP gene encoding RIP metalloprotease RseP, which translates to METIQVVFLTVLMFFVIVTVHEWGHYYFAKRAGILVREFAIGFGPKLFSYKRNETQFTLRLLPFGGYARMAGEDPELVEIQEGQTIAVRSADDQVKMIYLDQLDNRKNVIRGEVISIDMENALKLQLDVDGEIQEYRIHPQSMLVSRGKQTQIAPKDRQFGSKTVGQRALAIFAGPLMNFILAFVLFAVYAQMAGVPVENPKNLQIGEVLEGGAADQANLQKGDIIETINGTAIGTDSQKMVSMIADSKDKPMEWTLRRGSDTFNITITPRAVEGQEGGKVGIVPTLPTRSVGFAETFKVSGVAMVDTTKVIFEGFKHLINQFNMDDIGGPVRTFEVTGQIAKQGIEQLTRWAAILSLYLGIFNLLPIPALDGSRLVFLGIEALRGRPVDPNREGMVHFIGFAMLFVLMLAVTYNDILRLING; encoded by the coding sequence TTGGAAACCATACAAGTGGTATTTCTAACGGTGCTCATGTTCTTTGTCATCGTGACGGTTCATGAATGGGGGCATTACTATTTTGCCAAACGCGCCGGTATTCTTGTACGGGAATTTGCGATCGGTTTTGGTCCCAAATTGTTCTCATATAAAAGAAACGAGACCCAGTTTACATTGCGTTTGTTGCCTTTTGGTGGATATGCACGGATGGCAGGGGAAGATCCGGAACTGGTAGAGATCCAAGAAGGACAGACCATTGCGGTAAGATCAGCGGATGACCAGGTGAAGATGATCTATCTGGACCAGCTGGATAACCGTAAAAATGTAATACGTGGTGAAGTCATCTCCATTGACATGGAGAATGCCCTGAAGCTTCAACTTGATGTAGATGGTGAAATTCAGGAATACCGAATACATCCCCAATCGATGTTGGTAAGTCGGGGTAAACAAACGCAGATTGCACCGAAAGATCGTCAATTCGGAAGCAAAACGGTTGGACAGCGTGCGTTGGCTATTTTTGCTGGCCCGCTGATGAACTTTATTTTGGCCTTTGTGCTGTTCGCTGTATATGCGCAAATGGCAGGAGTTCCGGTGGAGAACCCTAAAAATCTCCAAATTGGCGAAGTGCTTGAAGGTGGGGCAGCTGATCAGGCGAACCTGCAAAAGGGCGATATTATCGAGACGATTAATGGTACTGCTATTGGTACAGATTCACAAAAAATGGTGTCGATGATTGCCGATTCCAAAGACAAGCCGATGGAATGGACGCTGCGCCGGGGGTCGGATACGTTTAATATAACGATTACTCCACGTGCTGTAGAGGGACAAGAAGGCGGTAAAGTGGGGATCGTACCTACGCTACCAACCCGATCTGTTGGATTTGCAGAGACATTTAAAGTCTCAGGTGTGGCCATGGTTGATACAACCAAAGTGATATTTGAAGGTTTTAAACATCTGATCAATCAATTCAACATGGATGATATTGGTGGTCCGGTTCGTACATTTGAAGTAACAGGGCAAATTGCCAAGCAAGGGATTGAGCAGTTAACGAGATGGGCAGCGATTTTGAGTCTGTATCTTGGGATATTCAACCTGCTACCAATACCTGCGCTGGACGGCAGCCGCCTGGTATTTTTGGGAATTGAAGCGCTGCGCGGCAGACCAGTTGATCCCAATCGTGAAGGTATGGTACATTTCATCGGATTTGCGATGTTGTTCGTCTTGATGCTGGCAGTAACGTATAATGATATATTACGTTTAATTAACGGATAA